GCCATGCTGCTGGCGACAGCGTACTGCGTGCCGTGGCCGCAGCGATCAAAAGTCAGTTGCGCAACGTGGACATGGTGTTTCGGTTCGGCGGGGAAGAATTTCTGATTCTGCTCTCCAACACCGGGCGCGATGCGGCGCGGATGGTCGGCGAGCGCCTGCGCCAGGCGGTACAAGTACAGGATTACTGGGTGGAAGGTACGCGGGTCGAATTGACGGTCAGCCTGGGCTGTTCGACGCTGCTGGCGGCGGAGTCGGCTGACAGCCTGTTGCGCCGAGCCGACAATGCGTTGTACGTGGCCAAGCGCGAAGGCCGCAATCGCTTGGCCATGGCGGGGTAGAACCCCGCCATCACCGGTGCATCACGCTTCGCTGGCGACGCGAGCCTGGCGCTCACGAACGAGTGACGGCGCCTTTTCCTTCTCTTGCTCCAGGCGCATGCAGCTTTCCAGGAACAGGTACATATAGTCGTAGCTTTTGCACACCGCCTGGCGCAACTCCACCTGCAGAGACTTGCCCGGGTTCGTGCCGGCCAGGGTGCAGATGATTTCCAGGGCTTCCCAAGGGTGCGCGTCATCGTACTGGGCGTGCATCTTCAGCCATTTCATCGCGCGCTTGCGTTCTTCCTCCGGGAAGGCGGCGGCATACACGCCGGTAGAGCAGACCACGGCGGACCATTCCCCGGTCGCGCCTTCGATGGCGTAGTTGGTGGCGGCAATCGCAACGATCAGCGAGTCGGCAGAACTGGTGTGCCAGCACCAGTGACTCAATGCGTGCAGTTCCGGTGGCACTTCCTGTGCTTGCAGCTCATCAAGGCTGACGCCGTGGGCACGCGCCCAGTTCACCCAATAAT
This region of Pseudomonas sp. MUP55 genomic DNA includes:
- a CDS encoding TenA family transcriptional regulator — translated: MEASSYPTWAQQLIQDCSESKRRVVEHELYQRMRDNTLSAKTMRHYLIGGWPVVEQFALYMAQNLTKTKFARHPGEDMARRWLMRNIRVELNHADYWVNWARAHGVSLDELQAQEVPPELHALSHWCWHTSSADSLIVAIAATNYAIEGATGEWSAVVCSTGVYAAAFPEEERKRAMKWLKMHAQYDDAHPWEALEIICTLAGTNPGKSLQVELRQAVCKSYDYMYLFLESCMRLEQEKEKAPSLVRERQARVASEA